CAATGCTGTCGGGTTCGAAATCATGCATTAAGCCACAACGCGGCTCCTCCAGGTGCGGCGTGGCTTAAGCCTATTCGGGAGTTCGACGAGGAAAAACGTGTTTTCTTGTTCCCAAAGTTATTTCCTTGTTGAGTATTGCAtatttaagcatcttattgtaacccatacatgcatccacgaaaattatcaataaaagaactctctttggtggccgaggattaaagtaatcattcgtgattacatataacctcgttaaattctcttgtctttatcgtttttgctagtttcttcatatacatcaattattttcgtttattgtaagtgggtttgataacctagggttatcaaatcttgttagggctcacgtgctttattcctaacaagtggtatcaagagcttctgTTTGGTTTCACAAGAACAATGGTAGAAAAGAGTGATGTCACTACAACAAAAATGACCTTACGGCACCCCCAAAAGTGTCCCATTATGTGCCTGTTTGGTACCCTTTTGCTTTTGGCACCCTTTGAATGTTGGTTACTAGATAAGCCGTACCTAAAGGGTCAAAAGGGTACCAGAAAATAATGACCTATAAGGACCCCCAGAAAGGTCCTATCATGTGACGATCTACGTTAGTAATGGGGTTTCGGGAACCTTTATTAAAGGTCCTAAACACGTTTTTGGACCCTTTATTGAAGGTCCTAAAAACTAAATGGGACCCTTTTTTACGATGGACACTGGTCCTTAAAAAACATATTAGGACCCTTTATTACGAAGGAAATTGGTCGTAAAAACATATTTGGGACCCTATATTACGACCGGTAAGGGTCCTAATATAGGTATCCTGTAATGGCCATGATATCAATATGAAACCCTAAATTAATGTGACTAATTGAGACTCTTTATTACGATGGACAATGGTCCATAAAAACATATTGGCACCCTTTATTACGAAGGAAATGTTCCTAAAAAAACATTTTTGGGACACTTTCTTTAGGCCAATATGGGTTCTAATATAGATATCATGTAATGGCCATGATATCAATATGAAACCTTGAACTAATGTGACTAATATAGTACCTCTAGAAAGGGTCCTAAAATATTTTTTGTAATTATCATGTCATAACCATGATATTTAGAAGGAACAATTTACTAATTAGTACACCCAAAAAGGGTCCAATAAAATgtaatatgtaatggtcgtgtaatgGCAATGATGTTGGTAGTTCACgaataaatttttttaataaatttttttaatagATCCAAAAAGGGTCCTAAAATTATATTCTATCATTTGCATATCATCACAATGATCCCAATgggatatgtatgtatatttatatttatatttatatttattatatttaatatatatttatatatggatttattatatttatatttatgcttTCTTTAACCAACGTGGACATGCAATTAATAATTTCCATTAATAAAATTCAAACCAAATAACATAATATTGTTGCAAACTTAACAAAGGATAAATAAGTAACACACTAAAAAAACATCCAACAGAAAAGTAACTGAACATTTTTAAAAAAAAGCAACAACGTCATCAAGCATTAGTCCCTGCCAATCATGCGAGCTTAATCCAGTGGCACAACCTACAAACAAATAATTAATGTATAAGCATAAGCATTCAAAGTTATTAAACCGAATTACATCAACAATTTAACAATGGCATACCGAGAGTAAAGAAGTTGGCCACGCAATAGCCACACCGGTAGCCTCTATCATTGTAGTAATAAGTTCAAATGGTCTTATCactattttatcactttttattgcaACTTGAACATGTACTTCACCCCAGCCTGGACCAATCTCTACTCCTCCAACCACTGTTAGTGGGTCTAAACTACGAAGCCTGCCTTTTGCGACAATGAGGGTTGGATTATTAATGCTCTTTGGGTGGACTTCTTTGCCAACCTATTTTTAATTTTCCAACTATTAATTATTCAACAATAAATAATTTAACgaggataataacaatagtaactgAATAGAAATATACCTGTAGTGGCGTATTGGTAATTATGCCATTATTTGTTGATGCACGATGATTAACAACGGAATTATCTGTCATAACGTTCTTTTGTTTTTCATGTTCTTTATACTCCTGGAGTTCTGCTTTCAACTTGACGTTCTCTTGGCATATAGCGGCACGACTCCTGACTTCACCCCAAACATCTGATACACGAACACCGAGCCCATACATTTCTGCTTGTCCATGTTTAGCTTTACCCCTGACTTGTGCATAGATATCATCTGGTCCAGGCTCATCGAGTGAACCTTCTGGTAATTCCTTGGAAAGTTCTTTCATTTGTTCCTGTAAATAGAAAAATGAACATTAAAATCCCCACGGTAAACCACGCGTAGAGAGTCCATAAAATAATGATTACATTTAAGCAAAAATAGTTATCATTCTGCCAGCACATTCAGTTTTGTAATTATGTAACTTACAAGCTGTTTTACAGCTTCAAAATTGTTTATGATGTCAGCTTTCGAGAAAGACCGCTCAAAAATGTCCACTCTACTCGGCTCTCTTCCCAATTGTATCTGTTGTAACAAAAAAGAAAATGAGTAACAAAAAAAAATAGTACTATAATAACATTTGCATTTGTAATAAACTTACCTTTAGTTCCTCACGAATTTGTGCATAACTCTTTTTGCCGATCAATGGGTGCAATGACCTTTTTTGCCGATTACGTTTATTTTTCTCACTCATGCCCTAATTTAGGAAAATGAAATATTATAATAAGATAAACAATAATATAATGTTGTTTTAATATGAAGACAGGATCATACCTTTGAT
The window above is part of the Rutidosis leptorrhynchoides isolate AG116_Rl617_1_P2 chromosome 1, CSIRO_AGI_Rlap_v1, whole genome shotgun sequence genome. Proteins encoded here:
- the LOC139886741 gene encoding uncharacterized protein translates to MVYPDDHEVNSQKELDHETEIDWELNADREFTQPEHDQQEDQEDQEEELVPTEQERQNDVDSGLATTKRFVPRGPTQMKKTWERTELERTIIVVNEFGQPVNKKSCELTHFMGVLARSGKECPLHKRWHKVRKSTKKDLLAIIKTKFDIRGDADKWILQSIGKKGMSEKNKRNRQKRSLHPLIGKKSYAQIREELKIQLGREPSRVDIFERSFSKADIINNFEAVKQLEQMKELSKELPEGSLDEPGPDDIYAQVRGKAKHGQAEMYGLGVRVSDVWGEVRSRAAICQENVKLKAELQEYKEHEKQKNVMTDNSVVNHRASTNNGIITNTPLQVGKEVHPKSINNPTLIVAKGRLRSLDPLTVVGGVEIGPGWGEVHVQVAIKSDKIVIRPFELITTMIEATGVAIAWPTSLLSVVPLD